From a single Anaerolineales bacterium genomic region:
- the leuS gene encoding leucine--tRNA ligase, with translation MAAAKKKEVEKKKPVKTTAGKAKKTAGSKAIIPAPESAITPVTEKSKAVVPVEKKPKAIQPMTNTEKHTKDKSFNPQVFEKKWQEKWEADGLYRSVIDNSKPKHYALTMLPYPSGDLHIGHWYAMIPPDSRARYMRMKGFNVLFPMGFDAFGLNAENAAIKDGIHPMKRTFANIERMRKQMRSMGTMFDWEREAVSADPSYYKWTEWFFIQLYKAGLAYRKMSPVDFCPNCNTTLAREQVWGENRVCERCGTPVIKKALEQWFFKATKYADELLRFDEIDWPERVKVLQTNWIGRSEGASVIFKTEAGDDIEIFTTRPDTLWGATFMVFAPEHPLVDKVTTPEQKQAVEDYKMQAARQSDIEREAVDKEKTGVFTGGYAINPVNNEHIPIWIADYVLMSYGTGAIMAVPAHDERDFAFAKKYDLPIVEVIKPEGEAGATQESPLQAAYIGEGVMVNSDQFNGTKVNTEKGRKNPGISAVIDWLEEKGVGKESVNYRYRDWLISRQRYWGAPIPMIRCDVHGWNPVPNDQLPVTLPEDVEWKPTGESPLKLHPTWKDTTCPICGGPAERETDTMDTFMCSSWYHLRYLSPKYDKGPFDEAEYNYWMPVDTYTGGIEHATMHLLYTRFFHKALRDLGITEGNEPMTQLRNQGMVLAEDNSKMSKSKGNVVAPDKLVDRYGADTVRAYLMFFARWEMGAPWDSQGIEGTARWMRRIWTLFTDASDSPGSASAETKQTLRRRVHQTLRKVTNDFENFDFNTIISSLMELLNDMYKAREAGAAGSPEWNEATEIYLKMLAPIAPHIAEELWTNQLSKPYSIHQQPWSQVDESAAKEDVIELPVQINGKVRDRITVPADADEETIKSAALASETVQKYLEGKEPKKVIVAKGRLVSLVV, from the coding sequence ATGGCTGCTGCAAAAAAGAAAGAAGTAGAAAAAAAGAAACCCGTCAAAACGACGGCAGGCAAGGCGAAGAAAACCGCTGGCTCAAAGGCGATCATCCCTGCGCCCGAATCCGCCATCACACCTGTGACCGAAAAATCGAAAGCCGTCGTTCCTGTCGAGAAGAAACCAAAGGCGATCCAACCGATGACAAACACTGAAAAACACACAAAAGATAAATCCTTCAATCCGCAGGTGTTCGAAAAGAAATGGCAGGAAAAATGGGAGGCGGACGGGCTGTATCGCTCTGTCATTGACAACAGCAAACCCAAGCACTATGCCTTGACCATGTTGCCGTATCCCAGCGGTGACCTGCACATCGGTCACTGGTACGCGATGATCCCGCCCGATTCGCGGGCGCGCTACATGCGCATGAAGGGATTCAACGTCCTGTTCCCGATGGGCTTCGACGCGTTCGGCTTGAATGCGGAGAACGCCGCCATCAAAGACGGCATCCACCCGATGAAGCGCACGTTCGCGAACATCGAGCGGATGCGCAAACAGATGCGCTCCATGGGCACGATGTTCGATTGGGAGCGTGAAGCGGTTTCCGCCGACCCATCCTATTACAAATGGACGGAGTGGTTCTTCATCCAGTTGTACAAGGCGGGGCTGGCATATCGCAAGATGTCGCCTGTGGATTTCTGCCCGAACTGCAATACCACATTAGCTCGCGAACAGGTCTGGGGCGAGAACCGCGTCTGTGAACGCTGCGGGACGCCGGTCATCAAGAAGGCGTTGGAGCAGTGGTTCTTCAAAGCCACGAAATACGCCGATGAACTGCTGCGCTTCGATGAAATCGACTGGCCCGAGCGCGTCAAGGTCTTGCAGACGAATTGGATCGGACGAAGCGAAGGCGCGTCTGTTATTTTCAAAACGGAAGCTGGTGATGACATCGAAATCTTCACCACCCGTCCCGACACGCTGTGGGGCGCGACCTTCATGGTCTTCGCACCGGAGCATCCGCTGGTGGATAAGGTCACCACGCCTGAGCAGAAACAGGCAGTCGAAGACTATAAAATGCAAGCCGCGCGTCAATCCGACATTGAGCGTGAAGCCGTGGACAAGGAAAAGACGGGTGTGTTTACCGGCGGGTACGCCATCAACCCGGTCAACAACGAACACATCCCGATCTGGATCGCGGACTATGTCTTGATGTCCTATGGCACGGGCGCGATCATGGCGGTCCCTGCGCATGACGAACGCGACTTTGCATTTGCCAAAAAGTATGACCTGCCCATTGTCGAAGTGATCAAGCCCGAAGGCGAGGCAGGGGCGACTCAGGAGTCGCCCTTACAAGCCGCGTATATCGGCGAAGGCGTCATGGTCAACTCCGATCAATTCAACGGCACGAAGGTCAACACTGAGAAGGGACGCAAGAATCCCGGCATCAGCGCCGTCATCGACTGGCTGGAGGAAAAAGGCGTCGGTAAAGAGTCGGTCAATTATCGTTACCGCGATTGGCTGATCAGCCGTCAGCGCTATTGGGGCGCGCCGATTCCGATGATCCGTTGCGATGTGCATGGCTGGAATCCTGTCCCTAACGATCAACTGCCCGTGACCCTGCCCGAAGACGTGGAGTGGAAGCCGACGGGTGAAAGTCCGCTGAAACTGCACCCGACTTGGAAAGACACCACCTGCCCAATCTGCGGCGGACCCGCCGAGCGAGAGACCGACACGATGGATACGTTTATGTGCTCATCGTGGTATCACCTGCGTTACCTGTCGCCAAAGTATGACAAAGGTCCGTTCGACGAAGCCGAATACAACTATTGGATGCCCGTTGACACCTACACGGGCGGCATCGAACACGCCACTATGCATCTGCTCTACACGCGCTTTTTCCACAAGGCGCTACGCGATCTGGGCATCACCGAAGGCAATGAGCCGATGACGCAGTTGCGCAACCAGGGCATGGTGCTGGCGGAAGACAACAGCAAAATGTCGAAGAGCAAAGGCAACGTGGTCGCGCCCGACAAGTTGGTGGACCGCTACGGCGCGGATACCGTGCGCGCCTACCTGATGTTCTTCGCGCGTTGGGAGATGGGCGCACCGTGGGACTCGCAAGGTATCGAAGGGACCGCCCGCTGGATGCGCCGCATCTGGACCTTGTTCACTGACGCTTCAGACTCACCCGGGTCTGCCTCTGCCGAAACCAAACAGACTCTGCGCCGACGCGTCCACCAGACCCTGCGCAAAGTGACGAATGATTTCGAAAATTTCGATTTCAATACCATCATCTCGTCGCTGATGGAACTGCTGAACGACATGTACAAGGCGCGTGAAGCCGGCGCGGCTGGAAGTCCCGAATGGAACGAAGCGACTGAAATCTACCTGAAGATGCTGGCGCCCATCGCGCCCCACATCGCCGAAGAACTGTGGACAAATCAACTGAGCAAGCCGTATTCGATCCATCAACAACCGTGGTCCCAAGTGGACGAATCCGCCGCGAAAGAGGATGTGATCGAACTTCCGGTGCAGATCAACGGTAAGGTGCGGGACAGGATCACGGTCCCGGCAGATGCGGACGAAGAGACGATCAAGTCCGCCGCGCTGGCGTCTGAAACCGTCCAGAAATATCTGGAAGGCAAAGAGCCGAAGAAGGTTATCGTGGCAAAAGGACGGTTGGTGAGTTTGGTCGTATAG
- a CDS encoding isoprenylcysteine carboxylmethyltransferase family protein, with product MFKPLRHILAIFLLPVIVVIVIPIWLFNAFAEYDTRWIGMSWVGLIAGALFVWIGLMLFTWCVNLFAIVGQGTLAPWDPTQKLVVVGPYRHVRNPMISSVAMMLIGQALFWGSWVIALWAGIFILINHIYFIFSEEPGLEKRFGESYLEYKASVPRWIPRLKTNTSG from the coding sequence ATGTTCAAACCCCTGAGGCATATCCTTGCCATTTTCCTGCTTCCTGTTATTGTGGTCATTGTCATACCCATCTGGTTGTTCAATGCCTTCGCGGAGTACGATACCCGCTGGATCGGGATGTCGTGGGTGGGCTTGATAGCAGGCGCCCTGTTCGTATGGATCGGGCTGATGCTCTTCACCTGGTGCGTGAATCTGTTCGCCATCGTCGGGCAGGGGACTCTGGCTCCATGGGACCCGACGCAGAAGCTGGTGGTTGTTGGTCCGTATCGGCATGTCCGCAACCCGATGATCAGCAGTGTGGCGATGATGTTGATCGGTCAGGCGTTGTTCTGGGGATCGTGGGTGATCGCGCTCTGGGCGGGGATATTCATCCTGATCAACCACATCTATTTCATTTTTTCGGAAGAACCGGGCTTGGAAAAAAGATTCGGGGAAAGCTATCTTGAGTACAAAGCCAGTGTTCCAAGATGGATCCCGCGCTTAAAAACGAACACGAGCGGATGA
- a CDS encoding (Fe-S)-binding protein, protein MPAIQLFITCLTDSFFPQTGEAVVSILQRLGMDVEFASDQTCCGQPQFNAGLRRDARAIAEHTIRVFEKTSGDIVTPSGSCAHHFRHNYLELFEGDAEWYPRAEKFGKRVFEFTEYLVDNLGVTDLGATWDGTITYHPSCHTLRGINVDRQPRTLLQNVKDATLVDLPNAEECCGFGGVMSVEHPELSAEWLKRKISNFEASQSPTLVVTDAGCLMHIAGGLHRLGKKRQVIHIAEVLNHR, encoded by the coding sequence ATGCCCGCCATTCAACTCTTCATCACCTGCCTGACCGATTCATTCTTCCCGCAAACTGGTGAGGCGGTCGTAAGCATTCTCCAACGCCTCGGCATGGATGTGGAATTTGCATCCGACCAAACCTGCTGCGGACAGCCGCAATTCAACGCCGGTCTGCGCAGGGATGCAAGAGCCATCGCGGAACATACGATAAGAGTCTTTGAAAAAACAAGCGGGGATATCGTGACACCATCCGGCTCGTGCGCTCATCATTTTCGACATAACTACTTGGAATTATTTGAAGGCGATGCGGAGTGGTATCCGCGTGCAGAGAAGTTTGGCAAACGAGTTTTCGAATTCACTGAATATTTGGTAGATAACCTCGGTGTCACCGACTTGGGCGCAACATGGGATGGAACCATCACCTACCACCCATCCTGTCACACCCTGCGCGGCATCAATGTGGACAGACAGCCCCGCACGTTATTACAAAATGTAAAAGATGCAACATTGGTGGATTTGCCAAATGCCGAAGAATGCTGCGGCTTCGGCGGCGTGATGTCTGTTGAGCACCCCGAACTTTCAGCAGAGTGGCTGAAGCGCAAGATCAGCAATTTTGAAGCGAGCCAATCGCCTACGTTGGTGGTCACGGATGCGGGTTGTCTCATGCATATCGCGGGCGGACTGCATCGGCTGGGAAAGAAGCGGCAAGTCATCCACATTGCCGAGGTGCTCAATCACCGATGA